A genomic stretch from Lathyrus oleraceus cultivar Zhongwan6 chromosome 2, CAAS_Psat_ZW6_1.0, whole genome shotgun sequence includes:
- the LOC127122201 gene encoding uncharacterized protein LOC127122201 has translation MVDEELHFKTVLRRKNAAKARIYRKSVIDDKKSKRLKTALKDNGTFDKRRGNDSTALRIPLSELSPNILNDGRGIANVEVSRQLHSSLKTKPSTNNNIRSKRISSRNITKLGVNLSKRFDNTFAATTSNQDPIPELQLNELFASDSGDDNMNDESDGYNSATNSSFGEDEMSNGTDAMETFEITSGGYYDIGDPVIECQYWGANMWSKSGVDVNIVRKLSEMLYEHNVHAQPFRMARDRLCEEGVSDLKLRLISERRNDGRICNQPTVSKVAALIVGDVDTAEKRDIIVQKQCGELQRIDEYHTSYLGY, from the exons ATGGTAGATGAAGAATTACATTTTAAAACTGTTTTGAGGAGGAAGAATGCTGCAAAAGCCAGAATTTATAGAAAGAGTGTTATTGATGACAAGAAATCTAAGAGGTTGAAAACTGCTCTAAAAGATAACGGTACATTTGATAAAAGACGCGGCAATGACTCAACAGCTTTGAGGATACCACTATCAGAACTTTCGCCAAACATACTAAATGACGGTCGTGGTATAGCCAACGTTGAAGTAAGTCGTCAACTTCATTCGTCCTTAAAGACTAAGCCAAGTACCAATAATAATATCAGATCAAAAAGGATATCAAGCAGAAACATTACCAAATTAGGAGTTAACTTATCTAAGAGGTTTGACAATACATTTGCTGCAACAACATCAAACCAAGATCCAATACCAGAATTGCAACTCAATGAGCTTTTTGCATCTGATAGTGGAGACGATAATATGAATGATGAATCTGACG GTTACAATTCAGCAACAAATTCAAGTTTTGGTGAAGATGAAATGTCTAATGGAACAGATGCTATGGAAACTTTTGAAATTACATCAG GAGGGTATTATGATATAGGGGATCCTGTCATTGAATGTCAATATTGGGGTGCAAATATGTG GTCAAAAAGTGGAGTTGATGTTAATATTGTGAGAAAACTATCTGAAATGTTATATGAACATAATGTTCATGCACAACCATTTCGCATGGCAAGGGACAGACTTTGTGAAGAAGGTGTTTCTGATTTAAAACTTCGTTTAATATCTGAACGAAGAAATGATGGAAGGATATGTAATCAACCAACTGTATCCAAAGTAGCTGCTTTAATTGTTGGAGATGTCGACACTGCAGAAAAAAGAGACATTATAGTGCAAAAACAATGTGGCGAACTTCAAAGGATAGATGAGTATCATACCAGTTATTTAGGATATTAG